A section of the Streptomyces sp. SLBN-118 genome encodes:
- a CDS encoding adenosine deaminase, translated as MRSTGRSRRSVVLALALTPLAVQPAAADAGAVPPQTAERRVEAYLDRIHDRPEALVSFFRQLPKGGDLHSHLSGAASTELLMELAAEDGLCIENGTLRAVAPPCPADSRPAAQLSTDAAFRLMVLRAWSMQDFTPGAESGHDHFFATFGKFGEASWRHPGRLMAEVSNTVARQNQFYQELMITPNSQGARVLADKVGYDADLSRMHRNLLADGATDQVVRQAQAEADLGLEEFRAVAHCGTTRPDPGCAVPFRFISQVSRNSAPERVFTQMVLAMELAERDPRFAAVNLVQPEDGEVSLRDYRLHMRMLDHLHRVYPRAHITLHAGELAPGLVKPEELRFHIREAVNVGRAERIGHGVDVRHEDGADALLRTMAQRRIAVEVPLSSNAQILGVFGPEHPFPLYRRSGVPVVLATDDAGVSRITISEEYRRAAESYDLSYRDLKDLARASLDHAFLPGRSLWQSPGRYRPVRECRAALPGEHEPGTACAELLASSPKAAIEWRQEAAFTAFERRILGAARN; from the coding sequence ATGCGCAGTACCGGGCGGAGCCGGCGGTCGGTGGTGCTCGCCCTGGCGCTGACGCCGCTGGCCGTTCAGCCCGCCGCAGCCGATGCCGGTGCGGTCCCGCCGCAAACCGCCGAGCGCCGCGTCGAGGCGTACCTGGACCGCATCCACGACCGGCCGGAGGCACTGGTCTCCTTCTTCCGGCAGCTGCCCAAGGGCGGCGACCTGCACAGCCACCTCTCGGGTGCGGCATCGACCGAACTGCTGATGGAACTCGCCGCCGAGGACGGCCTGTGCATCGAGAACGGCACCCTGCGAGCCGTTGCGCCGCCGTGCCCGGCCGACAGCCGGCCCGCAGCGCAGCTGAGCACCGATGCCGCCTTCCGGTTGATGGTGCTGCGCGCCTGGTCGATGCAGGACTTCACACCCGGCGCGGAGTCCGGGCACGACCACTTCTTCGCCACGTTCGGAAAGTTCGGCGAGGCGTCGTGGCGACATCCCGGCAGGCTGATGGCCGAGGTGTCCAATACGGTGGCACGGCAGAACCAGTTCTACCAAGAGCTGATGATCACGCCCAACAGCCAGGGGGCGAGGGTGCTCGCGGACAAGGTGGGTTACGACGCGGACCTGTCCCGGATGCACCGCAATCTGCTCGCCGACGGCGCGACGGACCAGGTCGTACGGCAGGCACAGGCCGAAGCCGACCTCGGACTCGAAGAGTTCCGCGCCGTGGCCCATTGCGGCACCACGCGGCCGGACCCCGGCTGCGCCGTGCCGTTCCGGTTCATCTCGCAGGTGTCGCGGAACTCGGCCCCCGAGCGGGTCTTCACCCAGATGGTGCTGGCCATGGAACTGGCCGAACGAGACCCGCGGTTCGCCGCGGTGAATCTGGTCCAGCCCGAGGACGGGGAGGTGTCCTTGCGAGACTACCGCCTGCACATGCGGATGCTGGACCATCTCCACCGTGTCTACCCCCGCGCGCACATCACCCTGCACGCGGGCGAGTTGGCCCCCGGCCTGGTCAAGCCCGAAGAGCTGCGCTTCCACATCCGGGAGGCGGTGAACGTCGGGCGGGCCGAGCGCATCGGCCACGGCGTCGATGTGCGGCACGAGGACGGGGCGGACGCACTGCTGCGGACGATGGCCCAGCGCCGTATCGCCGTGGAGGTTCCGCTCAGCAGCAATGCCCAGATCCTCGGCGTCTTTGGACCGGAGCACCCGTTCCCCCTCTACCGCCGGAGCGGTGTTCCGGTCGTGCTCGCCACCGATGACGCGGGGGTCTCCCGGATCACCATCAGTGAGGAGTACCGGCGCGCGGCAGAGTCGTACGACCTCTCCTATCGCGACCTCAAGGATCTGGCCCGCGCCTCGCTCGACCACGCCTTCCTGCCGGGCCGCAGTCTGTGGCAGAGCCCGGGACGCTACCGCCCGGTCCGCGAGTGCCGCGCCGCACTTCCGGGGGAGCACGAACCGGGTACCGCCTGTGCGGAGTTGCTCGCGTCCAGTCCGAAGGCGGCGATCGAGTGGCGCCAGGAGGCCGCGTTCACGGCCTTCGAACGACGCATTCTGGGGGCCGCCCGCAACTGA
- the tgmB gene encoding ATP-grasp ribosomal peptide maturase — MTVLILTCQQDVTTDMVVAKLHERGVPLVRFDPADLPGEADMSAEYVRGDFEGYLSSDGRLLSMSGLRSIWVRRPGEPAAHAEEPSEWLSAESRQALYGMLYSTTARWMNHPCVAAQARCKPWQLRVAHRSGFAVPPTLITTFPRVARQFAEQYKEIVVKTASGPPSTDPPVALPTTRIGPDADFSGVAAAPTLLQQYVPKRADIRLTFVGGRMFAARKDSVSGQVDGRYGTTGHSWEPTDVPDRVARSVREYADLSGIAYGAFDFAVDGEDVWWFLECNQGGQFGFIELETGEPIAEAVATWLAATPAPSARAPWAGYDGGP; from the coding sequence ATGACTGTGCTGATCCTGACCTGCCAGCAGGACGTGACGACGGACATGGTGGTGGCCAAGCTGCATGAGCGGGGTGTCCCGTTGGTGCGCTTCGATCCGGCCGACCTGCCCGGTGAGGCCGACATGTCGGCCGAGTACGTCCGCGGCGACTTCGAGGGCTACCTGTCGTCCGACGGGCGGCTGCTCAGCATGAGCGGGCTGCGCTCGATCTGGGTGCGCAGGCCGGGTGAGCCCGCGGCGCATGCCGAGGAGCCGTCGGAGTGGCTGAGCGCAGAGTCCCGGCAGGCGTTGTACGGGATGCTGTACTCCACCACGGCGCGCTGGATGAACCATCCGTGCGTCGCGGCGCAGGCCCGGTGCAAGCCATGGCAGTTGCGTGTCGCGCACCGCAGCGGTTTCGCGGTGCCGCCCACGCTCATCACCACCTTCCCGCGTGTGGCCCGGCAGTTCGCGGAGCAGTACAAGGAAATCGTGGTGAAGACCGCATCCGGCCCGCCGTCCACCGATCCTCCCGTCGCCCTGCCGACGACCCGCATCGGACCGGATGCCGACTTCTCCGGCGTCGCGGCGGCCCCCACCCTGCTTCAGCAGTACGTCCCCAAACGCGCGGACATCCGGCTGACATTCGTCGGCGGACGCATGTTCGCCGCGCGGAAGGATTCCGTGTCCGGACAGGTCGACGGGCGCTACGGCACCACCGGACACTCCTGGGAGCCGACGGACGTACCCGACCGGGTGGCGCGGTCGGTGCGTGAGTATGCCGATCTCTCCGGAATCGCTTACGGCGCCTTCGACTTCGCCGTGGACGGCGAAGACGTCTGGTGGTTCCTGGAGTGCAACCAGGGAGGCCAGTTCGGCTTCATCGAGCTGGAAACCGGTGAGCCCATCGCCGAGGCGGTCGCGACCTGGCTGGCCGCCACGCCGGCGCCGAGCGCGCGAGCTCCCTGGGCGGGCTATGACGGCGGTCCGTAG
- a CDS encoding DUF1876 domain-containing protein, whose translation MTTRTLEWKVSLYLFEEDGTTKARVVLDTGTSTITGHGTARCSTEDPDVPEIGDELAAGRAFKDLAAQLTRIADRDLESVGAGGGEHLAPPYAWTTAL comes from the coding sequence ATGACGACACGGACCCTGGAGTGGAAGGTCAGCCTGTACCTGTTCGAGGAGGACGGGACGACGAAGGCGCGGGTGGTGCTGGACACCGGCACCTCGACGATCACGGGCCACGGGACCGCCCGATGCAGCACCGAGGACCCGGATGTCCCCGAGATCGGCGACGAGCTTGCCGCAGGCAGGGCGTTCAAGGACCTCGCTGCGCAGCTGACGCGGATCGCGGACCGCGATCTGGAGAGCGTGGGCGCCGGTGGCGGTGAGCACCTCGCGCCTCCGTACGCCTGGACAACGGCTCTTTAG
- a CDS encoding uracil-DNA glycosylase encodes MDTHDAAGPPPLPDDRDFPARGAPGCRGIAELDAVVTQCRACPRLVAWREDIAVTKRRAFQEWEYWGRPVPGFGPPDAALAVVGLAPAAHGGNRTGRIFTGDASGDFLFKALHAVGLASQPTSTHRGDGLELHGVRLAAPVHCAPPQNRPTPGERDTCRPWLARELELLRPTLRAVVVLGAFGWQAVLPVLDQAGWQLPRPRPVFGHGVQVMLPSSGAGRELHLLGCYHPSQQNTFTGRLTQPMLVDVFRHAADLAGLSP; translated from the coding sequence ATGGACACGCATGACGCGGCAGGTCCGCCGCCCCTGCCCGACGACCGCGACTTTCCCGCGCGCGGCGCCCCGGGCTGCCGCGGAATCGCCGAGCTGGACGCCGTCGTCACTCAGTGCCGTGCGTGCCCGAGGCTCGTGGCCTGGCGCGAGGACATCGCCGTCACCAAGCGCCGGGCGTTCCAGGAGTGGGAGTACTGGGGCAGGCCGGTCCCGGGCTTCGGCCCGCCGGACGCGGCACTTGCGGTGGTCGGTCTGGCGCCCGCGGCGCACGGCGGCAACCGCACGGGCCGGATCTTCACCGGGGACGCCTCCGGCGACTTCCTCTTCAAGGCCCTCCATGCCGTGGGGCTGGCGTCCCAGCCGACCTCCACACACCGTGGCGACGGCCTGGAACTGCACGGCGTGCGGCTCGCCGCACCCGTCCATTGCGCTCCGCCGCAGAACAGGCCCACGCCCGGTGAACGGGACACCTGCCGGCCGTGGCTGGCGAGGGAGCTGGAGCTGCTGAGGCCTACCCTGCGCGCGGTGGTCGTCCTGGGAGCCTTCGGCTGGCAGGCGGTGTTGCCGGTGCTGGACCAGGCGGGATGGCAACTGCCGCGGCCCCGCCCCGTGTTCGGACACGGCGTCCAGGTGATGCTGCCGAGCTCCGGCGCCGGGCGGGAGCTGCACCTGCTCGGCTGTTACCACCCGAGCCAGCAGAACACCTTCACGGGGCGGCTGACCCAGCCCATGCTCGTCGACGTCTTCCGGCACGCCGCCGACCTCGCGGGCCTGAGTCCGTAG
- the tgmA gene encoding putative ATP-grasp-modified RiPP yields MRPFALNYAFPAENSAVSIPYSYDPNLQLNVLPDGRPAISDRALLLATGTTTSTAGSQTHFDD; encoded by the coding sequence ATGCGACCGTTCGCGCTGAACTACGCGTTTCCCGCTGAGAATTCAGCGGTCAGCATCCCGTACTCGTATGACCCCAACCTGCAACTGAACGTCCTGCCCGACGGCCGCCCCGCCATTTCCGACCGGGCGCTCCTCCTCGCAACCGGTACGACGACGTCAACGGCCGGCTCACAGACGCACTTCGACGACTGA
- a CDS encoding amino acid ABC transporter permease, translating to MDRPAAPGRVVTSRLTRRQRRRVSQGIQYAVFVAVIVVIGFLADWDRLQNQFAQKDLAKELFPDIITTALRNTVVYTLSGFAFGLVLGLIVALMRLSSVAPYRWVATVYIEFFRGLPALLIFIFVGVAVPLAFPGTQIPGGTYGKVALGLGLVAAAYMAETIRAGIQAVPKGQMEAARSLGFSHARAMVSVIIPQAFRIVIPPLTNELVLLFKDSSLVLFLGVTLEERELTKFGRDLASQTANSTPILVAGLCYLLVTVPLSIVVRRLEAGAEKAR from the coding sequence GTGGATCGGCCCGCTGCCCCAGGCCGCGTCGTGACGTCTCGGCTGACCAGGCGCCAGCGGCGCCGGGTGTCGCAGGGCATCCAGTACGCCGTGTTCGTCGCGGTGATCGTGGTGATCGGCTTCCTGGCCGACTGGGACCGGCTGCAGAACCAGTTCGCGCAGAAGGACCTGGCCAAGGAGCTCTTCCCGGACATCATCACCACCGCGCTGCGCAACACGGTGGTCTACACGCTCTCCGGGTTCGCCTTCGGCCTGGTGCTCGGCCTGATCGTGGCGCTGATGCGGCTCTCGTCGGTCGCGCCCTACCGCTGGGTCGCCACGGTCTACATCGAGTTCTTCCGGGGCCTGCCCGCCCTGCTGATCTTCATCTTCGTGGGCGTGGCGGTGCCGCTGGCCTTCCCCGGGACACAGATTCCCGGCGGTACGTACGGCAAGGTCGCCCTCGGTCTTGGACTGGTCGCCGCCGCCTATATGGCAGAAACGATTCGCGCGGGCATCCAGGCGGTGCCCAAGGGGCAGATGGAGGCCGCGCGTTCGCTGGGTTTCTCGCATGCCAGGGCCATGGTGTCGGTGATCATCCCGCAGGCCTTCCGTATCGTCATCCCACCGCTGACGAACGAGCTCGTCCTGCTGTTCAAGGACTCCTCACTGGTGCTGTTCCTCGGCGTCACACTGGAGGAGCGGGAGCTGACCAAGTTCGGCAGGGACCTGGCCAGCCAGACCGCCAACTCCACCCCCATCCTGGTCGCCGGGCTCTGCTACCTCCTTGTGACCGTGCCGCTGAGCATCGTGGTGCGCCGCCTGGAGGCCGGCGCCGAGAAGGCCAGGTGA
- a CDS encoding amino acid ABC transporter ATP-binding protein, producing the protein MSQKTETVESMREGRAEIEIRGLHKSFGDNEVLRGIDLDVARGEVVCVIGPSGSGKSTLLRCVNLLEEPTSGQVFVGGTEVTDLDVDIDAVRRRIGMVFQQFNLFPHVNVTENLTLPQRRVLGRDKAKAEAVARENLDRVGLADKAEAFPAQLSGGQQQRVAIARALSMGPEVMLFDEPTSALDPELVGDVLSVMRLLAAEGMTMMVVTHEMSFAREVADRVVFMDGGVIVEQGPAEQVVGDPQHERTKNFLMRILDPAAAQAPVEGTGPDVGKTDEGSSHG; encoded by the coding sequence ATGTCACAGAAGACGGAGACGGTGGAGAGCATGCGCGAAGGCCGCGCGGAGATCGAGATCCGGGGCCTGCACAAGTCGTTCGGGGACAACGAGGTGCTCCGCGGCATCGACCTGGACGTCGCCCGGGGTGAGGTGGTCTGTGTCATCGGTCCTTCGGGATCAGGCAAGTCGACGCTGCTGCGCTGTGTGAACCTCCTGGAGGAGCCCACGTCGGGCCAGGTCTTCGTCGGTGGCACGGAAGTCACCGACCTCGATGTGGACATCGACGCGGTACGCCGCCGTATCGGCATGGTCTTTCAGCAGTTCAACCTGTTCCCGCACGTGAATGTGACGGAGAACCTCACGCTGCCGCAGCGCCGCGTGCTGGGCCGGGACAAAGCGAAGGCCGAGGCCGTGGCAAGGGAGAACCTCGACCGGGTGGGGCTGGCCGACAAGGCCGAGGCCTTTCCGGCGCAGCTGTCGGGCGGGCAGCAGCAGCGGGTGGCGATCGCACGGGCACTGTCGATGGGCCCCGAGGTGATGCTCTTCGACGAGCCGACCTCGGCGCTCGACCCCGAACTGGTCGGCGATGTGCTCTCGGTCATGCGGCTGCTGGCCGCCGAGGGCATGACGATGATGGTCGTCACGCACGAGATGAGCTTCGCCCGCGAGGTCGCCGACCGGGTCGTGTTCATGGACGGCGGAGTGATCGTCGAACAGGGTCCGGCCGAGCAGGTCGTGGGCGATCCGCAGCACGAGCGGACCAAGAACTTCCTGATGCGCATCCTGGATCCGGCCGCGGCGCAGGCGCCGGTGGAGGGCACGGGGCCCGATGTCGGCAAGACGGATGAGGGCTCGTCCCACGGATGA
- a CDS encoding siderophore-interacting protein, which yields MGHGWEGVVLKLMRGKDFEFTVTGSEEVTDHFRRVHFADGGMLALTGVHPTMWVRIWFDNGGKPHQRAYTLVDADPAAGTFSLEFALHDGCASDWARKAQPGDTVEATLQGTGFTAPDPLPARLFVIGDPASLPAINSLLDALPRVPATIWFETTHGSDKDLPLRLDPAHHDLHRVQRQDAGVHLVDEVKTALPGLLDDPAGAYVWIACDTATTRALTTYVRKDLGLAKDRVNALGYWRAA from the coding sequence GTGGGGCATGGCTGGGAGGGCGTCGTCCTCAAACTGATGCGCGGAAAGGACTTCGAGTTCACCGTGACCGGCTCCGAGGAGGTCACCGACCACTTCCGCAGAGTGCACTTCGCCGACGGCGGCATGCTCGCGCTGACCGGCGTTCACCCCACGATGTGGGTCCGTATCTGGTTCGACAACGGCGGCAAGCCTCATCAGCGCGCCTACACCCTGGTCGACGCGGACCCCGCCGCCGGGACCTTCAGTCTGGAGTTCGCACTGCACGACGGCTGCGCCAGCGACTGGGCGCGCAAGGCCCAACCGGGCGACACCGTCGAAGCCACCCTCCAGGGCACCGGCTTCACAGCCCCCGACCCGCTGCCGGCCCGGCTCTTCGTCATCGGCGACCCCGCCTCGCTTCCGGCCATCAACTCGCTTCTCGACGCGCTGCCGCGAGTGCCGGCGACGATCTGGTTCGAGACGACGCACGGCTCGGACAAGGATCTGCCGCTGCGCCTGGACCCGGCGCACCACGATCTCCACCGGGTCCAGCGCCAGGACGCGGGCGTCCACCTCGTCGACGAGGTGAAGACGGCACTGCCCGGCCTGCTCGACGACCCGGCGGGCGCGTACGTGTGGATCGCCTGTGACACCGCGACGACCCGGGCGCTGACCACCTACGTACGCAAGGACCTTGGCCTGGCCAAGGACCGCGTCAACGCCTTGGGGTACTGGCGCGCGGCCTGA
- a CDS encoding SPFH domain-containing protein, which translates to MADIIRRFGWRHLRSAPTAHVRHHRRGRLVHDEPGLSFWYRPLTAALCEVPVDDRELAMAFHARTSDFQDVTVQATVTYRIGDPATAAARLDFSIDPDTGVWRSAPLEQISTLLTETAQQHALDVLARTPLAAALADGVASVRGRIAEGLAAEPRLEATGIAVVAVRVVALRPEPEVERALRTPAREQIQQEADRATYERRAVAVERERTIAENELASKIELARREEQLVEQRGTNARREAEESAAADGVRAEAEAARTIRLAKAEAVAAREVGEARAQAQAAWLRVHADVDAATLHALTGTRLAENLPRIESLTVSPDVLTGLLARLGRPDGDRG; encoded by the coding sequence ATGGCCGACATCATCAGGCGCTTCGGCTGGCGTCATCTTCGCTCCGCACCCACCGCCCATGTCCGCCATCACCGTCGGGGCCGCCTCGTCCACGACGAGCCCGGGCTGAGCTTCTGGTACCGCCCGCTCACGGCCGCCCTGTGCGAAGTGCCGGTCGACGACCGGGAACTGGCCATGGCCTTCCACGCCCGTACCTCCGACTTCCAGGACGTCACGGTTCAGGCGACTGTGACGTACCGGATCGGCGATCCGGCCACCGCGGCCGCTCGGCTGGACTTCTCCATCGACCCGGACACCGGCGTCTGGCGCAGCGCCCCGCTGGAGCAGATCTCCACCCTGCTCACCGAGACGGCGCAGCAGCACGCACTCGATGTGCTGGCCCGTACACCGCTGGCCGCGGCGCTGGCCGACGGCGTCGCGTCCGTACGGGGGCGGATCGCCGAGGGACTGGCGGCGGAGCCCCGGCTGGAGGCCACCGGCATCGCGGTGGTCGCCGTGCGCGTCGTCGCACTGCGTCCCGAGCCCGAGGTCGAGCGCGCACTGCGCACTCCGGCGCGGGAGCAGATCCAGCAGGAGGCCGACCGCGCAACGTACGAACGACGGGCCGTCGCGGTCGAGCGGGAGCGCACCATCGCGGAGAACGAGCTCGCCAGCAAGATCGAACTGGCCCGCCGCGAGGAGCAGTTGGTAGAGCAGCGCGGCACCAACGCCCGCCGCGAGGCCGAGGAGAGCGCCGCGGCCGACGGCGTACGGGCCGAGGCAGAGGCCGCCCGCACGATACGGCTGGCCAAGGCCGAGGCCGTGGCGGCACGCGAGGTCGGCGAGGCACGGGCCCAGGCGCAGGCCGCCTGGCTGCGGGTGCACGCCGACGTCGACGCCGCCACACTGCACGCGCTGACCGGCACCCGGCTCGCCGAGAACCTGCCCCGGATCGAAAGCCTCACCGTGTCGCCCGACGTCCTGACCGGCCTGCTGGCCAGGCTCGGCCGCCCCGACGGGGACCGGGGATGA
- a CDS encoding GNAT family N-acetyltransferase: MSRHMTGAGRAARAEAVRIRRATVRDAKRLTKLVRGSRAYEGPYAPMIAGYRVGPDYIETHEVFVALGADDRVLGFYALLLAPAELDLIFVADAVQGLGVGRLLVEHMIGKARDAGILAVRVVSHPPAEGFYLSVGGRRTGTVPANPPVVMWDRPELIIQVT; this comes from the coding sequence ATGAGTCGGCATATGACCGGTGCCGGCCGCGCGGCCCGCGCGGAGGCTGTACGGATCAGACGAGCCACCGTCCGCGACGCCAAGCGGCTCACCAAGCTCGTACGCGGCTCCCGCGCCTATGAGGGCCCGTACGCCCCGATGATCGCCGGATACCGGGTGGGTCCTGACTACATCGAGACCCACGAGGTCTTCGTCGCGCTCGGCGCCGACGACAGGGTGCTCGGCTTCTACGCCCTCCTCCTCGCACCCGCGGAGCTGGACCTGATATTCGTCGCCGACGCCGTCCAGGGGCTCGGCGTCGGCCGCCTGCTCGTCGAGCACATGATCGGCAAGGCGCGCGACGCCGGGATCCTTGCCGTGCGCGTCGTCTCGCACCCGCCCGCCGAAGGCTTCTACCTCAGCGTGGGCGGGCGGCGGACCGGCACCGTGCCCGCGAATCCGCCCGTCGTGATGTGGGACCGTCCCGAGCTGATCATCCAGGTCACTTAG
- a CDS encoding ABC transporter substrate-binding protein — protein MFLAVGCSSGGDGAGEAAGGVPVVHKGQLTTCTHLPYPPFQFEQNGKVVGFDVSLIDLVAKNLKVEQKILDTPFENFKTGAFLNSGECDLAAAGMTITAERKKNVDFSVPYFDATQALLATKKSGVKSLADIKAKNKKLGAQAETTGESYAKDQGFNPVAFESSDAVLNGLRTGQVDAVVIDYPVVQGWLKDKKNAAEFALGENINTGEQYGISVKKGNKKLLDAINKAITDARADGTYKKLYQQWIGPLPQAAS, from the coding sequence ATGTTCCTCGCCGTGGGTTGTTCCTCGGGTGGCGACGGAGCGGGTGAGGCGGCGGGCGGCGTCCCCGTCGTCCACAAGGGTCAGCTGACCACCTGCACCCACCTGCCGTACCCGCCGTTCCAGTTCGAACAGAACGGCAAGGTCGTCGGCTTCGACGTGTCCCTGATCGACCTGGTCGCGAAGAACCTCAAGGTCGAGCAGAAGATCCTGGACACGCCGTTCGAGAACTTCAAGACCGGTGCCTTCCTCAACTCCGGCGAGTGCGACCTGGCCGCCGCGGGCATGACGATCACCGCCGAGCGCAAGAAGAACGTGGACTTCTCCGTCCCGTACTTCGACGCCACGCAGGCGCTGCTCGCGACCAAGAAAAGCGGCGTGAAGTCCCTGGCGGACATCAAGGCCAAGAACAAGAAGCTGGGCGCGCAGGCGGAGACCACCGGCGAGAGCTATGCCAAGGACCAGGGCTTCAACCCGGTCGCCTTCGAGAGCTCCGACGCGGTCCTCAACGGACTGCGCACCGGCCAGGTCGACGCCGTCGTCATCGACTACCCCGTCGTCCAGGGCTGGCTCAAGGACAAGAAGAACGCCGCCGAATTCGCCCTCGGTGAGAACATCAACACCGGCGAGCAATACGGCATCTCGGTGAAGAAGGGCAACAAGAAGCTCCTCGACGCCATCAACAAGGCGATCACGGACGCCCGCGCCGACGGCACGTACAAGAAGCTCTACCAGCAGTGGATCGGCCCGCTGCCCCAGGCCGCGTCGTGA
- a CDS encoding penicillin acylase family protein produces MSTRIYRDAWGIPHLRADSADELAFVQGRNAALDRAWQIEVDRHRSQGTTAAFLGPDAVAWDLFARRARLDDTARRCFGRLDEDTASWITRHVDGVNAGLGEGARRAPQFAATGLAPGRWRPWTPLGIWLAAHILFAGFPTKLWREEVARALGDEAIELFATDGNGTSGSNGWLVTGEHTAGGAPLIAGDPHRFIEDPGIYQQIRLACPEFDVVGLAVPGVPGIAHFGHTGSVAWAITNAMADYQDLYRERLRRRGGDVEALGPDGWRPASAHRETVEVAGGDPLAIEVIETARGPVVIGGPDEDVAISLRVPPRVSRDLGFGALPALLRARTVADVDRAFDHWSEPVNVVQAADTAGGLLHRVAGEVPVRHRDNRLRVVPAWDAAYAWTGRSAPLPREAVHDVAVMANQRGLAAPLGVEFAPPHRAERIRALLDQSDNWSAKGIATVHMDTRLPSAKPLLELIATLGGLSADAVALRDQLLGWDLRMDADSTDATAYAEVRSALVRRIAEHPALKELAARVESAPYPHIFRPWLALVPRVAFALEGLLTTAALPGLNRSDVVRAALEEVAGADRTPVPWGERHRLAPWQALPDAEAGAESEAWPGLAGDHDCVLSTSSVPGVTHHSMRGPAARYVWDLGRRDDSLWVVPFGASGVPGDAHHRDQLPLWLRGELAPVVTDWNRLTEESRDI; encoded by the coding sequence GTGAGCACAAGGATCTACCGGGACGCCTGGGGAATCCCGCATCTGCGGGCCGACAGCGCGGACGAACTCGCCTTTGTTCAGGGGCGCAATGCCGCTCTGGACCGGGCGTGGCAGATCGAGGTCGACCGGCACCGGTCACAGGGAACCACGGCAGCGTTCCTGGGCCCGGACGCCGTCGCCTGGGACCTCTTCGCCCGCCGGGCCCGGCTCGACGACACCGCCCGGCGCTGCTTCGGCAGGCTCGACGAGGACACCGCTTCGTGGATCACGCGGCACGTCGACGGGGTCAATGCCGGTCTCGGTGAAGGCGCCCGCCGTGCCCCGCAGTTCGCGGCCACAGGACTGGCCCCCGGACGCTGGCGGCCCTGGACGCCGCTGGGGATCTGGCTCGCCGCCCACATTCTCTTCGCGGGCTTCCCCACCAAGCTGTGGCGCGAGGAGGTCGCCCGCGCGCTCGGCGACGAGGCGATCGAGCTGTTCGCCACCGACGGGAACGGCACATCGGGAAGCAATGGCTGGCTCGTCACCGGCGAGCACACGGCCGGAGGAGCACCGTTGATCGCGGGCGACCCGCACCGGTTCATCGAGGACCCGGGGATCTATCAGCAGATCCGTCTGGCCTGCCCGGAGTTCGACGTGGTGGGACTGGCCGTGCCCGGCGTCCCCGGCATCGCGCACTTCGGGCACACCGGGAGCGTGGCGTGGGCGATCACCAATGCCATGGCCGACTACCAGGACCTCTACCGGGAGCGGCTGCGAAGGCGCGGCGGCGACGTGGAGGCGCTCGGCCCCGACGGCTGGCGTCCTGCCTCCGCGCACCGGGAGACCGTCGAAGTGGCGGGCGGTGACCCGCTCGCGATCGAGGTGATCGAGACCGCGCGCGGGCCGGTCGTGATCGGCGGCCCGGACGAGGATGTGGCGATCAGCCTGCGCGTTCCCCCTCGGGTGAGCCGCGACCTCGGCTTCGGCGCGCTCCCGGCGCTGCTGCGGGCGCGAACGGTCGCCGATGTCGACCGGGCTTTCGATCATTGGTCGGAGCCCGTCAATGTGGTGCAGGCGGCGGACACCGCGGGTGGACTGCTGCACCGAGTCGCCGGCGAGGTGCCCGTGCGGCACCGGGACAACCGGCTGCGCGTCGTACCCGCCTGGGATGCCGCGTACGCGTGGACCGGCCGGAGCGCACCGCTGCCCCGCGAGGCCGTGCACGACGTCGCGGTGATGGCGAACCAGCGCGGCCTGGCCGCGCCGCTCGGAGTCGAATTCGCGCCCCCGCACCGAGCCGAACGCATACGGGCGCTGCTCGACCAGTCGGACAACTGGTCCGCCAAGGGCATCGCCACCGTCCATATGGACACTCGACTCCCTTCCGCCAAGCCCCTGTTGGAGCTGATCGCGACACTCGGCGGGCTGAGCGCCGACGCCGTGGCGCTGCGGGACCAGTTGCTGGGCTGGGACCTGCGGATGGACGCGGACAGCACGGACGCGACGGCGTACGCGGAGGTGCGCTCCGCTCTGGTGCGGCGCATCGCGGAGCACCCGGCCCTGAAAGAACTGGCCGCACGGGTCGAGTCCGCGCCGTATCCGCACATCTTCCGGCCCTGGCTGGCGCTCGTCCCCCGGGTCGCCTTCGCGCTGGAGGGGCTGCTGACGACCGCTGCGCTGCCCGGCCTGAACCGCTCGGATGTCGTACGCGCCGCGCTGGAGGAGGTCGCGGGCGCGGACCGTACGCCCGTGCCCTGGGGCGAGCGGCACCGGCTCGCACCCTGGCAGGCGCTGCCCGACGCGGAGGCGGGCGCCGAGTCCGAGGCGTGGCCGGGGCTGGCCGGGGACCACGACTGCGTGCTGTCCACGTCGAGCGTGCCGGGCGTCACCCACCACAGCATGCGAGGACCGGCGGCACGCTATGTGTGGGATCTGGGGCGCCGCGACGACAGCCTCTGGGTGGTCCCGTTCGGAGCATCCGGAGTGCCCGGCGACGCCCACCACCGCGACCAGCTGCCGCTGTGGCTGCGCGGCGAACTCGCCCCCGTCGTCACCGACTGGAACCGACTGACCGAGGAGAGCCGTGACATCTGA